CTTCCTAATTTGGTGCTTTGCGATATTATTATGCCCAAACTTGACGGCTACGCGGTTTTAAGCGAGCTACGTCAAGTTGCTACGACAGCAACTATTCCTTTCATTTTTATTACAGCTAAAGCAGAAAAAGCCGATCGCCGCCAGGGAATGTCGCTAGGAGCAGATGATTATCTTATTAAGCCTTTTACAGTAGAAGAATTGCTAGAAGTGGTTTCAGTTCGACTCAAAAAGCATGCTTTTTTACAAGCGTATTATGATAATAGCTGCCAATTCTCTAAAAGAACTATGGCTTCTGAGGGTTCAGAGCGCGAGACTGATTTGTTTTTTCCGAATGTTCCAGAGCATAGTGAGGTGTTCAAGTTTATCGAGGCTAACTATAATAGGGGAATTACTTTGTGCGACGTAGCTAAGGCAGTAGGTTATTCTCCCGCTTACTTAACGAATAAGGTCAAGCGAGAAACAGGACATACAGTAAACCGCTGGATTATTGAACGTCGTATGGCCCAGGCACTTTTATTACTCGGCAGTACTAAACAATCGATAGAACAAATTGCCGAGGCAGTTGGATATCAAAATACTTGTTATTTCTTCCGTCAGTTTCGTCAA
The window above is part of the Coleofasciculaceae cyanobacterium genome. Proteins encoded here:
- a CDS encoding response regulator; its protein translation is MSKILVIEDEALARNMFRDCLETEGFQTLAAEDGLIGIEQARQHLPNLVLCDIIMPKLDGYAVLSELRQVATTATIPFIFITAKAEKADRRQGMSLGADDYLIKPFTVEELLEVVSVRLKKHAFLQAYYDNSCQFSKRTMASEGSERETDLFFPNVPEHSEVFKFIEANYNRGITLCDVAKAVGYSPAYLTNKVKRETGHTVNRWIIERRMAQALLLLGSTKQSIEQIAEAVGYQNTCYFFRQFRQHKGTTPQAWREKHL